The genomic stretch CTATGGAACAGCATAGTCTTGCTTATTCTCGCTCTGCCGATAGGCTTGTTTCTTCTAATCAATAGGCTGAGCATGCCGACGGTCCAATTCCTTTTATCGATCCCGAAGCTTACGGTCCCTCGCGTGGAGCAAGTATCAAGCGCCTTCGAGGGTCATGCACTATCGAGGCTTGTGGAGCATTTGAAAGCTTTTATTAAGCTTTATACGACGCAAAATGATGGATTACTGTGGAATGCTATACCTAAATTCGGCTATATGTATCCACTCGCATTACCTCTAATCGTGATTGGGATTGTCTATGGCGTATATAAGCTGCGTAAGCAGTTTCGCATCGAGACCGCAGTTATCGCGATTTGGTTCGGTGCTGCCGTGCTGATGACGCTGATTACAGACGTAAACATTAATCGGATCAACATTATTTTTTACCCGACGGTATTTATAGCTGTCGCAGGCTTAATATGGCTTCATAAGCATATTAAGTATTCATTTATCGCTCTCATTGCTGCGTTTTCGATTTTTTTCATATTGTTTTGCGGAAATTATTTTACGACCTTTGCTAAGCAAATAAGCCCGCTTTTCTATGAGTCCTTTGGAGAAGCTATACAGTATGCGTCCGATGAAACGGATGGTTTGATTTATGTGACGGATCAAGTGAATATGCCTTATATTTATGTATTATTTTATGAGCGAATCGATCCACAGCATTTCCTTGATACGGTCGACTATATGAATCCAGGGGGAGAGTTTCAGTTTGTTCGATCCTTTGGGAGATACGTATTTGAGAAGCCGAAGCTAAGGACGGACGAGAACGCTGCTTATATTTTTAAAAATAACGACGCCATTCCGGATGAGAGCTCCGGCTATACGATCAAACGTTTTAAACATTATACGGTAGTTAGCGGCAAGGGTACGATTGAAGTACCAGAAGCTCATGTTTCATTTCAAAACGGCGGCTTTGAGGAAGGCTCGCAATATTGGTCGTTTACCGCTGGCGCAGGAATAGGATCAAATCGGCCATTCAGTGGTTCCAACCTCATGTATGTGGACCCCGGTCAAGCGCATGGCGCAGCGCAAACGTTCATAAGTCCGGAAGCTGGTCAATTCGTACTTACGGCAAAAGTTAGCTCGGATGCGGAGGGCGGCAGCGTTGGCATATCCATAAACGGAATCGATGCTGAGGAGCAAGCTGTCCCAGCACAAGTGGAATATACGTCTATTGAGCTGGGCGCAGTAACCGTTGCTGAGAACGACTTGGTCTCTGTTTATTTTGAGGGCGGAGCAAGCTGGTTAAATGTTGATGATGTGGAGTGGAAAAAGCGATGATTAGCTAATTACTCCGCTACTGGCTCGCCATTAATATAATAGCTGTCCTCGCGATAGGCATGAAATACGATTTCGATTTCGGATAACCCTAATTGAGCTACATATTTAGTGACAGCCTGTGCGAAGCGATTTCGTACCTGTTGACCTCGCTCGAACCAGCCAACCTCGATGAAGGCGAATGCAGCCTCTTCCGACTCGCTGCCGAAGACGCTGGTCGTATGGAGGCAGGACATTGTAAAGTTGTCAGTACCGCATTCGCATAAGGCGGCAAGCTCCATAGCAAGCGGGTTAGTTACGGTTTGCAGCTTCTCGGCGGGTACTCCGCGAAATAAGAGATGTGGCACATAAACAGCTCCTCTGTGGGTAGTTAGATTAAACAAGCATCGACCGCTGTATAGCTAGGGGGTCGATGCTTTTTCATTTATTCGTTTGAATGGAACGGCTTCAGAAACAGCTTCGGAATATCGGTTTCAAAACGGACCAGCTTGCCTGTAATCGGATGTGTGAAGGCGAGAACGCGAGCGTGCAAGCCCAGTCTGCCAATGATTCGAGTGCGAGCACCGTATTTTTTGTCGCCGACAACGGGGTGCCCAATATCCTCCATATGAACGCGAATTTGGTTTTTGCGGCCCGTTTCAAGATTAACCTCCAGCAGGGAGAAAGCTTTGCTTGTGCGGAGCACCTTATAATGCGTGATCGCATGCAGACCATCGTTCGGATAGGAACTGGAGTACATTTTGAGCGTCTTGCTTTCCTTGAGCCAGGAGCTAATCGTTCCCTGCTCTTTCTTGACGCTGCCTTCAACGAGCGCGACGTAGATTCGCTCTTGTACGGTATCCTGCCAGCTGTTTTGCAGCTGCTGCTGAATTGCCTCGCTCTTAGCGAACATCATTACCCCCGAGGTGTCGCGATCGAGCCGATGCACGACAAAAATCCGGTTTTTCGTATTTTCAAGTCTTACATGCGCCATGAGCTGACGATACGCAGTAATTTCATTTTCCGGTGCAGCGTCTGAGGAAATGGATAATAGGCCGGCATCCTTCTTAATGACAACAATATGCTCGTCCTCGAACAGGATCGAAAGCCCTTCAAAAGGAAGCTTTTCCTGCGGTCGTTCTTTGCCGACGATAACCGTCTGACCGGGCTGAAGCGGATAGTTGTAGGCTGTCGTTGATTTTCCGCCGACGGAAACCTGACCATGCGCGAGTATCGATTTTACGACATTGCGTCCTGCGCCTGAAATATTTTTTATGAGAAATGGAAGCAGCTCCATTGGCTCGGTAACCGGATAGGACTTGCTCTTATCTGCTTGTGATTGAGGAGCTCCGCGCTTTTTCCCCCTATGCATGCTTAAAAACCTCCTAGATTCAATGCTCCTACTATACCACGAGTGAAGGCATCAGTTCTAATCTTCTATTTGACTATTAAACCGAGGTCTATGAATCTCATTCTAATAGACAAAGTATTATTAGGAATGGTAGGATAAATGGTAGAAAAACAAAGTGGTTAAAATGGGAATAGTTGGAGGAAATTAACACGTGAAAACAAAAATAATGAAGTCTATGTTTACTTCGTTGCTTGCAGCTGGCTTATTGCTTGCTCCATTGCAAGGACTTGGCAACAGTACTGTTGCTGCAGCGAGTGCTGCAAACACGGCGGTTGCGTCCTCTGCTCAGCAATTACAAGTAATCGTTGATGGCAAGAAGCTTTCACTCTCCGCAGCGGCTTATGCAGAGAAAGGAGTTACCTTTGTTCCAATGCGTGATATTTTCACTGCTTTAGGAGCTTCTGTAACTTGGGAGAGTAAGACGGAAACGATAATCGGTCGTAAAGGAAATCAAACAATTTCTCTTAAAGTAGGCAGCAAACAAGCGGTTATCAATGGAAAAACAGTTAAGCTTGATGCGGCAGCCGTCGTACGTGGCGGGGTAACCTTTGTTCCTGTTCGCTTTATTTCCGAAGCGTTGAATGCGAATGTGAAATGGGACAGCGCCGTAAATGCAGTGAGAATCACTTCTGTAGAAGCTGCGCAACAGTTGGAGTATGATGCGTGGCTGAAGGAGCAGGCGAATCGGCCTACGTATTCGAGCAAAGAAATCGTTGATAAATATGATCGAAGCATCGTCCTTATTATGACGAATCGTGCACAGGGCAGTGGCATTGTTATTGGTGATAATCTGATTCTTACAAATTATCATGTCATTGCGGATGCAGCGTCGGCAACTGCACATACGATTAGCGGCAATGTGTTGAATATAGCTGGGGTTGTTAGCTTTGATGAGGATGCTGATTTGGCTATTATCAAAACTCAAACAGCAACCAATCTGCCTGCGATTGAGCTGGGCTATGGCTTTAGTTCCTATAAAGGCAGTAGAGTTATCGCAATTGGAAGTCCGTTAGGGCTGCAAAATACGGTATCAGATGGTCTAATCAGCAATATTACTTATGAGGATAGTATTCGGTATATCCAGACGAGCGCGCCTATTGATCACGGCAGCTCCGGAGGCGCCTTGTTTAACGAGTACGGTGATCTAGTAGGGATAACAACACTAGGCTACCCGAATACGAATGCGGATCTGAATTTTGCGGTATCCGTTATTCATGCAGCAAGTCTGAGCAGCGAAGTGACGAATGAAGCTATAGCTGCGGCAAAATTTTTGCCGTCGAGTCTTCCAGACACGCTGGTTGGCGCTCCATTGTCTGATATTGAGCAGTTGCTTAAGGATGAATATTCCGCTTTGTCGACAACAGAGGGGACGGCTGAATTCACTAAATGGGAAGCGAAGCGTGATTCCTCGGGATGGCTTGTTCTGACAGCTGATATTGACCCGTTGTTCTATATGTATTATGGTCCTGCGACAGCACAGGAGCTTCGGATGTGGGCAATTAACTTAGGGTATGAGTTCCACGCTCTACTGCCAGAGGATAAAGTTCAGGTTGTTATTTCGTTCCAGCGCGACTACGGATTTGAGCCGCGCGGCTTTGCAGCAGGCGAGGTTACGAACCTGGGCAATGAAAAATGGCGCGTTCGTTATCCGGTTATTGATATGCAGCTTAAGAACGAGCTGTTAATTAAGGTGAGAACACAATAGAGGATTTTTGGGGAGGTATTCTGCTGCTGCGTGATGCGGCAGGTAATGCCTCTTCTTTTTTTTGTTTTTTTTCTGTACAATAGAAGGCATCTTGCTGTGTGTGCTAGTAGTTTTTCGGAAAATGGGAATGAGCACAGGATAGGCAAATGCTTAAGTTAGAGAGGTTATGTTATGAAGGTTGTACTGTCTACATTAAATGCAAAGTTTATACACACTTCGCTTGCGCTGCGCTGCTTGAAGGCGTTTAGCGGCGACCGATTTGATATTGATATTGCGGAGTATACAATTAAGGACCCCGTCATGAATATCGTTTCGGATATTTTTTCGCGGAAGCCGGACGTAGTAGGGTTCTCCTGCTACATTTGGAACATCGAGGAAACGATTACGGTTATTAATATGCTGCGCAAAATCATGCCTGAAATTAAAATTATTCTTGGCGGTCCAGAAGTCAGCTATGATATGGACTATTGGATGGATCGCATACAAGAGGTTGATTTTATTGTGGTAGGGGAAGGCGAAGAGACCTTCCACCATTTGCTTACGGAAATTGAAGGAGATCACAAATACCATATGGTATTTGGGGTCACCTATCGGAAGCAGCGCGAGGATCGTGTGGAGGTGCTGATCAATCCCCCACGTCCGAAGCTGAATTTGAATGAGCTGCCATCGCCGCATCGCTTTGAAGAGGATATTCCTCACTTGGGCAGTCGAGTCGTCTATTTCGAAACGAGCCGAGGATGTCCGTTTAGCTGTCAGTTTTGTTTATCGAGCATCGAGGTCGGCGTCCGCTACTATGATATCGAGAAGACGAAGGCGGATATCTTGTATCTGATTGATAAAGGTGCGAAGCTGATTAAGTTCGTCGATCGAACTTTCAACATTAAACGTGACTACGCGCTTGAAATTTTTGAGTTTTTGATCAAGAATCATCAAGGCTGCGTCTTTCAATTTGAGATTACAGCAGATATTATGCGTCCAGAGGTGCTTGATTATTTGGCAGAGAACGCTCCTGCAGGCATCTTCCGTTTTGAAATTGGCGTCCAGTCCACGAATGATCCAACGAATGAAGCGGTGCAGCGACGTCAAAATTGGATGAAGCTGGTGCGCACCGTTATGAAGGTGAAAAACTCTCAAAAAATCGATCAGCATCTCGATTTGATTGCTGGATTACCTCTGGAGAACTATGATACGTTCCGCGGAACGTTTAACGATGTGTTCGAGCTTCGTCCCGAGGAGCTGCAGCTGGGCTTTCTCAAAATGTTGAGAGGCACTGGCCTTCGCCGTGAAGCGGACAAATGGGGCTATATTTATATGGATCGATCACCCTACGAGATGCTGGGCAATGATCTCATGCCATTTGGAGATATTGTACGCATTAAACGGGTAGAGGACGTTCTGGAGAAATATTGGAATGCTCACCGAATGGACCATACGCTGCTTTATTTGGTAGATCGGGTGTTCACGTCGCCATTTGATTTCTTTCAAGCATTCGGGGATTTCTGGGAGCGCAGCGGATGGCAGAAGATCGGCCATCAGCTTGAGGATCTGTACTCTCGTCTCTGGGCTTTTCTGGAGTCGCTGCCGTTGTCAGGAGAAAAGTCGATCGGTTCCTTGCCTTTGGTGCAGGAGGAGTCGGACAAAACAGCTGCCTCACTTGATGTAGTGTTAGCTGTAGCTGGTTCTCGCTTAGATTTCGATGTCGTGCTTGGGCTTATGAAATATGATTACTTTCTTAATCATAATTACAAGCCGCGTAAAACATGGTGGTCATCTAAGATGGACAAGCCGATCTGGAGCGGATGGCTCCGCCACTTAGCGGATAAGCCAGCCGAGGTATCAGCGGAATTCGCAGCACTCGGCTTCGGTGAGAAGGAGCTGCATAAGCATGCCGTTATTGAGAGGCTGCCCTTCGATCTCGCAACGTTCCTCGCAACCGGCGAGGTGGTGAGAGAGCGTCATACGCTGCTTGTCGTATTGTATGCATTGGAGGCAGGGAACTCGAAGCCGAAACCTCGTCCGTTCACGCTATCGATCGAAGTGGGCAGCGAAGTGCTTCAAAGCTAGCACAGCTTCATCTGTTGAATATACCAAAAAAACCTCCAGTACCACTTTTAAAGTGGGGCTGGAGGTTTTTCTTAATGCAGTTATGCAGGAACGACGCTGCGAAGCACTGTCAGGCTGCCTGAGAGCTCATACTCACCTAAGCTGGCAGGGAGCAGGAAGCATTCGCCGGCTTTGATGGACTGTTCGCCATCGTTCCATTTCAACTGGCCTTCACCTGCTGCAACGACGAGAATAACGAAGCTCTCGAGCGAGGTGGATAGCTGCCAAGGAGCGGCTACGATTCCTTTTTCAACGATAAAATAAGGGGATGTAGCGATGGTGAGCCACTCGCCAGCGACTGCGTTATCGGTTTTCATCCGCTGAGCGCCAGCGCCTTCATAGGCGATAACATTCAGCGAATCCTCGATATGAAGCTCGCGCAGCTGACCGTCAAGGCCAGGACGATCGTAATCATGCAGGCGATACGTGGTATCGGAGTTCTGCTGGATTTCAGCGACAACGACGCCAGAGCATAGTGCGTGAACAGTTCCCGCCGGTATATAAAATGCATCTCCAGCCTCAACAGATACCTCCTGTAGCGTATCCATAATGTGGCCCTCAGCTATAGCAGATTCCATAGCGGCGCGGTCGATGCCGTCCTTCAGTCCATAAATGATTTTGGCGTCTGGCTTCGCATCAAGAATGTACCACATTTCTGTTTTGCCAAGCTCACCGGCAGGCAAGCCTTCGTAAACGTCAGTAGGATGTACTTGAATAGATAGGTCATCGTTGCAATCCAGCAATTTAATGAGAAGCGGGAAACGTCCGTTTTTCTCAGAAAAACCTTTTGTACCGAACCAGATGGGTCCGTACGTTTCACGAATTTCGTCGAGGCCGACACCTGTAAGCTCGCCGTTCATTACTTTCGTCGTACCATTCGGGTGGTCGCCAATCATCCAGCCTTCGCCTATGGAGCCTTCAGGCAGATCAAGACCGAAGCCTTCTAGCGCACGGCCTCCCCAAATTCGCTCTTTCATTTCTGGCTTGAACTGTAATGGATAAGGTTTTATAGTCACTTCGTATCTCTCCCATGTCAATAATATGTATTTAATCTAATTGTACCTATATTGAGTCCAAAAGCATAGCCTGCCCATTCTCAGCGCTTCTCCACAGCGATAAGATAAGGAGCTGCGATCCGCTGAGTCTGACGGTAAATGACCGTTTGCGCTGCTCCTTGAGGCAGCTGTGCTGCCCAGCTCTCAACGGAAGCAGCTTCCTCTGCGCCTCCCGGATGCCCCGGATACAACACAGCTGTTATAATGCCGCCTGGCCGGAGCAGAGAAAGAGCTGCGTTTAGCGCTGCAAGCGTTGTGACAGGCTCCGTTATAATGGTCAGATCGCTGCTTCCCGGCAAATATCCGAGATTGAACATAATCGCTGATACATGGCCTAAGACAGCCGGATCAACCGCCTTCGCCATTTCAGAGTGATTCTCTAACAGAAGCTGCAGCTTAGGCAGATGCTCCTTGGCGAGGGAGGAGAGACGCTCTTGTGTTCGATCGAGCGCTTCCTGTTGGATATCGAAAGCATACACAATGCCACTCGGACCGACCAGCTTCGCAAGTGCCAATGTATCAACGCCTCCTCCAGCAGTTGCGTCAATGACGATATCACCAGGCGAGGTACGCTCGCTAACCCATTTGTGGGCCATGCTGAGCATGGATAGGAAGCCCATAAAGCTCCCCCTTTCTGTTGAACATTCTATTATTCGGCATAGGAGCTGGATGCAGATTGCTCATCAGACCTATGCCTCTGGCTGCCAAAGCTTGCCTTGCCAGGTGTTGCGACGTTTAAGCTCGTCATCGAAGGCGTTGAGCACTTCCCATTTCCTCAGGCTCCACATAGGCCCGATCAGCAGATCGCGTGGTGCGTCGCCAGTAAGCCGGTGGACGATCATTTTGGGCGGTAAAAATTCCAGGGTGTCGACAATTAGATTTACATACTCATCCTGTTCAAGGAATTGCAGCAGTCCAGCTTCATATTGACGCACCATTGGTGTTTTGCGCATGAGATGAAGCAGATGGATTTTGATGCCTTGTACGTCCATTTTAGCGACAGCGCGACCTGTACCTAGCATCATTTCATGCGTTTCCTGCGGAAGTCCGTAAATGATGTGCGCACATACGCGAATGCCGCGCTCGCGCAAACGGCGAACAGCATCTTCATAGCAGGCGGTATCATGTGCTCGGTTAATTAATTCGGAGGTTGATTCGTGCACGGTCTGAAGGCCCATCTCAACCCATAGATAGGTTCGCTCATTCAGCTCAGCCAAATAATCGACTACATCATCAGGCAAGCAATCAGGCCGAGTAGCGATCGACAAGCCGACAACACCGGGCTGCTGCAAAATTACCTCATAATATTCGCGAAGCTCCTCGACGGGAGCATACGTATTGGTATAAGCCTGAAAGTAGCCGATATACTGCGCGTCGGGCCATTTCTGATGCTGGCGATCACGTATCTTGTTGAACTGCGTAACGAGATCATCCCGTCTGCTGCCAGCAAAATCACCAGAACCGCGGGCGCTGCAAAATGTACAGCCGCCCTTGGCGATCGAGCCATCGCGATTAGGGCAAGTAAAGCCTGCGTCGAGCGTCACTTTGAATACTTTGCGGCCAAACTGCTCTCTCATTTCGTAATTCCATGTATGAAATCGTTTATCGCTCCAAAGCATGGGCTGCGACGTGTTTAATTCAATCATCGTTTTCCCCTTCTTTTCAAACGTACACCCTATATTTTAGCGAAAATCGAGTGGAAAAGCCACGGTTGTTCAAGGAATGAAGTTAGAACGTTCGGAAACCGCTTTTTTTGGAAATTATTTTAGAAAATGTGTGTTTTGGTCTTGCATAACCTTACATGAAGTGTTATATTAAAAGTGCGACAAAACAACAAATAAACCTGACATACCCGAATAGCAGCAATGTCCCTAGCACGTCGATAAAATGGTAATCGTATTACAATAAATCGATGAGGTGATTGAGATGAGCAACACAACAAAAATTCCACACGGCGACGACACAGTAACAGTTGAGCTAACCATTAAAGAATTGATGGCGCTTACAGGTGTCCGTTTTCACAATAACCATGGTATAGAAATATCGGCTCGCAAGAAGCTGAATGAAGTGCTGGTTGATAGTTATGAGCGCGATCAACAGCAAAACGGTCCTATTGACTACCAGCTTTTACTGTAAGCTGAGTGGAAGAACATATACGAATAACTAAGCCGTAGCGCCAATTGTTGGCGGCGGCTTTTTTTGAATACAGGCAAGTATAAGTTTCAAATGAAATACCACCTGAATTTCATTCAAATGCCGAACAAAATGATGTAATACTTATAGAAGATGAATTACTAATTAATGGAATATCTGTTCCTTTTGTTAGAAAAACAATAGAATATTCTACCGAACAGGCCAGGCGCTTACGAATGGATCAAGGATTGCCTTATGATCCTAGTGTGAGCGGTGGAGTAGCAGTAATACTGGAAAAGTTGGACTGAATACTGAATAAATGAAGTAGGCGAAGCGAGAAGATTGTTCTGGAGAAACGAAGTGTTCACCTTTGCGGCTCTTATTCTTATCTATAAATGTCTTAGTGAATATACGTTTCCCCCATATCGGCACATAATGCCGACTCGATGGTAAAATTAGTCTAATTTCTAGATCTAAATCCGTGAAATTAGCTCAAAACGCTGGAATAGGTCTAATTAATAGATCTAATCATCCGCATTCCCGCCAAATGGGGACATAATGTCCACTCCGCGGTGAAATAAGTCTAATTGCTAGATCTAAATCCGCCAATTTAGCTCAGAGCGCAGGAATAGGTCTAATAAATAGATCTATTCACACGCGCTCCCGCCACCATGGACACATCTCTCCTTAGCCCATTACTTGAGCCATCAACACGCTTAGTAAAGCATTCAAGATTTATGTCTCTAACTTGAAAGCCGCGGCTACATAAAACATAACTCTCACATTCATGTACAATTTTGCACGATGAAACCAAAATAGGAAAGCAAAAAACAGTTAAGCTTGTTCATTGCTCTTTACATTGCTCGCTTTCTTGGGCACAATAAGGACTAGTCTATTCGTTGCACCGTCTACGATAAATGGAGGAATCACTGCATATGCGTTTAAGAGGAAGAAAAGGGATACGTGAAAGCTTAGAGGGACAACCAGAGCTAGTCGTGCTGGATGCTGCCCCACACAAAGGAAAATGGCATGAATTTTTTGGCAACGACCACCCGATCTATGTAGAGCTTGGTATGGGCAAAGGGCGCTTCATTAGTCAAATGAGCGCGCGGTATCCGCATATTAACTTTATTGGTGTGGATATGTACGATGAGCTGCTTCGCCGCGCAAGCGAGAAAGCACGAATCATTTGGGAGCAAAAAGGGGAGTCACATCCGCCGAATCTTGCCCTGCTTCGGGCCAATATTGAAAATATTGAGACGATGTTTGCACCGGGAGAGCTTGAGCGGGTTCATCTGAATTTTAGCGATCCATGGCCAAAAAGCAAGCATGCTCGCCGCAGACTCACGCATCCGAGGCTCGTTGCCAAATATATCGAGCTGCTGAATGAGCGTGGAGAGATTCATTTTAAAACCGATTCGCAATCGTTGTTTGAGTTTTCATTGAACAGCTTTGCGGAGATGGAGCTTGTCATGCGCAATATTTCGCTTCATTTACACAAAGAAGGTCCCCGGGAGGACCTTGTGTTCACAGAATATGAGATGAAGTTTATGGAAAAAGGACAAAATATTTATCGAGTTGAAGCGGTTATCGGTACGGAAGCTTTGATGAAGCATCGTGAAGCGAAGCAGGAAAGACTGATTAAGGAAGAGGCTGAAGCAGTAGAAACGGAATCGAATGATTCCGAAGAAGAGGACAACTAATGAAGTCCTACTGCCGAACTAACCCATGAATAGTTGACCGCGAGAGCGGTCACTGTTCCGATCAAAGCGCCTGCCGCAACATCTGACGGATAATGCAGGCCCAAGTACAACCTCGACCAGCCAACCGAAACTCCGATGATTAGCACTATTGGCAGCATTACAGTGAACCATACGCCGCTTGTAAGCAAGATTGGGACAAGCCAAGCGAAAATCGCTGTCGTATGACCGGACGGAAAAGATGGATCTACAAGCGGCTTATGACCCGTATTCACATCAGGCAGCGCCTGATACGGTCGAAGCCGCTTGAATTTTTTTTTGACAATGGCAACCGGCAGATGGCTGATAATGACCGCAGTCAAGCATTGCCAGCCGGTAAGGCTCCATGGCGCAGGTGCTAATAATGCATATATCAAAGCGGTCGCAAGCGTAAAGGTGGCACCGCCCATATGTGTAACTGTGTTTAACCATTTGCCCAGAAGTCCGTGTTTTTTTCCTCCAGCAGGTCTTCGATTTGCCCAAATCAGCATTTTTTGCTCACTTATTTTCAGCCAATCCAACATTCGTTCCATCGCTGTTATTCCTCCTTAAGATGGCTAATTTCACCATAATGTAAACGCTTGATCCTCTCTAGAGAGGTATCGGCGCACATCAAGGTAAAATATAAGTCAACTGTAGATGTCAGCTTATATTTGCTTTTATTGCAACAAAACAATTTTAACACGTATTTGATAACGGAGCGTAAACAATTTCTTGTCCGATTATTAAGTTACGAAGTACGTATTATAACACATTTACATGGAGTTCATAGGATTGCACTCTTATGCATTGGAAGTATCGTTTCCTAACTGTCAAAAAATAGTTTTCGCAATGATCTATGATTACTGTTTAATAATGTGCAGTTGATGGTAAAACTGTAATGGACATATTTCAACACGTTGAGATGATGTTTGTCGAAAGTGCGCTAAAGTGTCGAAAGTAAAATGGTTGTTCACTTGTTCGTCACATTCCGCCTCGACTATAGAAGCAACTTTTTCACATTCGTGTTCGTAAGTAAGGACGATAGTGCTAATAATTTAGCAAACTGTTGAAAATAAGGCTGAATCGCAGTAAAAGGAGGAAATGTATTCATTAGTGAGTCATGCAAGCGTTTTTCTGACGAGATTAAGCGTAATGAAGTCTAATTCAACTTTTGACAAAGAAGTTGTTTCTGTGGAGAATCAATTAAGATTCGAGAGTGTTTGCAGAGAAACGCTCATACAAAGAGAAAATATATAATAAAAAGCTTGCAGCCAATCGATCTTGATTGCTGAACAAAGCAAAAAACTGGGGTCTTAAGGGGGCAGTGCAGTATGGTTCTAAGTGTAGTTTTTATTGTTTTACAAGTTGTGATGGCTTCACTTGCAGTATATCAATTCGGTATTTCAATTTTTGGTTTTTTCAAGAACCAAAGCCGCAAGCATCACGCACCGCAAAAATCATTTGCCGTGCTGGTAGCAGCTCATAATGAAGAAAAGGTAGTAGGCGCGTTAATCGAAAATTTAAAAAAGATGGACTATCTACAGGAACTCTACGATATATTTGTAATTTGTGATAATTGTACGGATGGAACGGCTGATATTAGCCGCAGTCTAGGCGTACATGCTTGCGAGAGAACAAATCAACATCTACGCGGAAAAGGCTATGCGATTGAGTGGATGCTTAAGGAACTCTGGGCTATGCCGCGTCAATACGATTCGGTGGTTATGTTCGATGCTGATAACTTGGTCAATCACGATTTCCTACAGCTGATGAACAATGATTTGTGCGAGGGACATCAAGTTATTCAAGGTTACTTGGATACAAAAAATCCGGATGATTCATGGGTTACTGCGGCATACGGCATTACGTACTGGTATTGCAACAGATTGTGGCAGCTATCGAGAACGAAGCTGAAAATGAGCAACTTCCTTGGCGGTACCGGCATGTGCTTTGATTCGGCTCTGCTTAAGGATATGGGCTGGGGAGCAACGAGCCTAGTTGAGGATTTAGAGTTTTCTATGCGCTGCGTGCAGCGTGGTATTTATCCAGTGCTTAACTACGATGCGAAGGTTTACGATGAGAAGCCTGTTACGTTTAAAGCTTCTGCAAGGCAGCGGCTGCGCTGGATGCAGGGACATTTTAATGTAGCCCGCAATTACTTTTTTCCGCTTCTCTGGGCG from Paenibacillus sp. FSL H8-0548 encodes the following:
- a CDS encoding phosphatase PAP2 family protein, encoding MERMLDWLKISEQKMLIWANRRPAGGKKHGLLGKWLNTVTHMGGATFTLATALIYALLAPAPWSLTGWQCLTAVIISHLPVAIVKKKFKRLRPYQALPDVNTGHKPLVDPSFPSGHTTAIFAWLVPILLTSGVWFTVMLPIVLIIGVSVGWSRLYLGLHYPSDVAAGALIGTVTALAVNYSWVSSAVGLH
- a CDS encoding TIGR01212 family radical SAM protein (This family includes YhcC from E. coli K-12, an uncharacterized radical SAM protein.), which produces MIELNTSQPMLWSDKRFHTWNYEMREQFGRKVFKVTLDAGFTCPNRDGSIAKGGCTFCSARGSGDFAGSRRDDLVTQFNKIRDRQHQKWPDAQYIGYFQAYTNTYAPVEELREYYEVILQQPGVVGLSIATRPDCLPDDVVDYLAELNERTYLWVEMGLQTVHESTSELINRAHDTACYEDAVRRLRERGIRVCAHIIYGLPQETHEMMLGTGRAVAKMDVQGIKIHLLHLMRKTPMVRQYEAGLLQFLEQDEYVNLIVDTLEFLPPKMIVHRLTGDAPRDLLIGPMWSLRKWEVLNAFDDELKRRNTWQGKLWQPEA
- a CDS encoding class I SAM-dependent methyltransferase yields the protein MGFLSMLSMAHKWVSERTSPGDIVIDATAGGGVDTLALAKLVGPSGIVYAFDIQQEALDRTQERLSSLAKEHLPKLQLLLENHSEMAKAVDPAVLGHVSAIMFNLGYLPGSSDLTIITEPVTTLAALNAALSLLRPGGIITAVLYPGHPGGAEEAASVESWAAQLPQGAAQTVIYRQTQRIAAPYLIAVEKR
- the trmB gene encoding tRNA (guanosine(46)-N7)-methyltransferase TrmB, with amino-acid sequence MRLRGRKGIRESLEGQPELVVLDAAPHKGKWHEFFGNDHPIYVELGMGKGRFISQMSARYPHINFIGVDMYDELLRRASEKARIIWEQKGESHPPNLALLRANIENIETMFAPGELERVHLNFSDPWPKSKHARRRLTHPRLVAKYIELLNERGEIHFKTDSQSLFEFSLNSFAEMELVMRNISLHLHKEGPREDLVFTEYEMKFMEKGQNIYRVEAVIGTEALMKHREAKQERLIKEEAEAVETESNDSEEEDN
- a CDS encoding type I phosphomannose isomerase catalytic subunit, producing the protein MTIKPYPLQFKPEMKERIWGGRALEGFGLDLPEGSIGEGWMIGDHPNGTTKVMNGELTGVGLDEIRETYGPIWFGTKGFSEKNGRFPLLIKLLDCNDDLSIQVHPTDVYEGLPAGELGKTEMWYILDAKPDAKIIYGLKDGIDRAAMESAIAEGHIMDTLQEVSVEAGDAFYIPAGTVHALCSGVVVAEIQQNSDTTYRLHDYDRPGLDGQLRELHIEDSLNVIAYEGAGAQRMKTDNAVAGEWLTIATSPYFIVEKGIVAAPWQLSTSLESFVILVVAAGEGQLKWNDGEQSIKAGECFLLPASLGEYELSGSLTVLRSVVPA
- a CDS encoding glycosyltransferase family 2 protein, translated to MVLSVVFIVLQVVMASLAVYQFGISIFGFFKNQSRKHHAPQKSFAVLVAAHNEEKVVGALIENLKKMDYLQELYDIFVICDNCTDGTADISRSLGVHACERTNQHLRGKGYAIEWMLKELWAMPRQYDSVVMFDADNLVNHDFLQLMNNDLCEGHQVIQGYLDTKNPDDSWVTAAYGITYWYCNRLWQLSRTKLKMSNFLGGTGMCFDSALLKDMGWGATSLVEDLEFSMRCVQRGIYPVLNYDAKVYDEKPVTFKASARQRLRWMQGHFNVARNYFFPLLWASIKERNFVKFDSAIYTISVYNTLFGFILTLIMWVDIAIPATNYLDSLYNYLPWWTIAIAAFAGIIQFPLALMLEGVKSWKMYAHLLTLPFFLLSWWPITFYAFFTQNNKTWSHTQHTRVVRIEEVQSK